From the genome of Mycobacterium kansasii ATCC 12478:
GACCTCGACGACCTCGCCGATCTCGATCACCCCGGTCGAAGGATCGGCGCCCAGCAGCCCGCGGATCAGGAAGTCGCCCTGCCCCGGAGCCGCCAGGTGCTCGTCGACCACGATGCCGATCTGCAGGCCACGGCTGACCAGCTCCTGCTCGTGCAAGGGCAAGCCCTCGACGATCTCTCGCAGGCGCACCAGCGGTGGACGGCCGCCCAGCTCGGTGATCACCGCGCCGTCCGCGCCGGTGACGATGTAGGGACGGCCGATCGGCCGGCAGCCCTGCGACACGATGGGGATGCTGTGCACACCGGGCAGGCGCACACCGACGAGCCCCGAGCTGAACACGCCGCGATCGCGGAACAGCCGGGTGCCGCCCGGGCCGCGTCCACCACTGGCCAGGCCACCCACCACGGTCGTTCCCGGCAGGTCGCTGTTGAGGTGCTCGATGAGCAGACTCGACGGGAATGTGTACGGGTCCGGTAACAGCAGATGCAGATCGTGGGCGGTCCGATCGAACCGGTAACCGGTCAGCAGTCCGCCCGAACCGGTGCGGACGAAGTCCAGCTGGAACGTTTCGGCGGCCAGACCCGACGCCAGCCACACCGCCACCGCCGGCTGGTCCTCGATCTCATGCCGGCCGGCGACAACCGCCTGGGCGACACAGCCGATCAGCGGGGGCGATCCCACGATCTCCTGCACCGCGTTAAGGACGTCCGCCGCCTGATCGGAG
Proteins encoded in this window:
- a CDS encoding FIST signal transduction protein, encoding MRIGVGFSTAPDARKAAVEAATQACDELAGEMPSLAVLLGSRSHSDQAADVLNAVQEIVGSPPLIGCVAQAVVAGRHEIEDQPAVAVWLASGLAAETFQLDFVRTGSGGLLTGYRFDRTAHDLHLLLPDPYTFPSSLLIEHLNSDLPGTTVVGGLASGGRGPGGTRLFRDRGVFSSGLVGVRLPGVHSIPIVSQGCRPIGRPYIVTGADGAVITELGGRPPLVRLREIVEGLPLHEQELVSRGLQIGIVVDEHLAAPGQGDFLIRGLLGADPSTGVIEIGEVVEVGTTVQFQVRDAASADKDLHLAVERAAAELGGRPAGALLFTCNGRGRRMFGVADHDASTIEDLLGGIPLAGFFAAGEIGPVFGRNALHGYTASLALFVD